A genomic region of Micromonospora sp. NBRC 110009 contains the following coding sequences:
- a CDS encoding GNAT family N-acetyltransferase — MGIAVIPLDPADQTAVDEAYRIGAAVEAADLPDFPPYCRRRFEGMVRHPMPGIAAHWALARLDGEPAGWLRLFLPQLDNTENASAELRVHPEYRRRGVGRALHEHGLRVLREAGRKRVVASVADNLPGAPERESPGPAFAAAVGAHPALADVRSRLDVTARDQRRLDALLADARAAAAGYRIVRWRQHTPEEYVADVAYLEGRMVTDAPTGDLQWEQEQIDADRIRGTERALDARGVRHYSVGAVHEASGRLVAWSMLSLAANTTWHAWQQSTIVDPEHRGHRLGRLAKIENLEHVLAYEPGLRAIDTYNAADNAHMIAINEQLGFRPVDGSTDWQLTL; from the coding sequence ATGGGCATCGCTGTCATCCCGCTCGACCCGGCCGACCAGACGGCGGTCGACGAGGCGTACCGGATCGGCGCGGCGGTCGAGGCGGCCGACCTCCCGGACTTCCCGCCGTACTGCCGGCGGCGCTTCGAGGGGATGGTCCGCCACCCGATGCCGGGCATCGCCGCCCACTGGGCTCTTGCTCGGCTCGACGGGGAGCCCGCCGGCTGGCTCCGCCTCTTCCTGCCCCAGCTCGACAACACCGAGAACGCCAGCGCCGAGCTCCGGGTGCACCCGGAGTACCGGCGGCGCGGCGTGGGCCGGGCGCTGCACGAGCACGGGCTGCGGGTGCTGCGCGAGGCCGGTCGCAAGCGGGTGGTCGCGTCGGTGGCCGACAACCTGCCCGGCGCTCCGGAAAGGGAAAGTCCCGGGCCTGCCTTCGCCGCCGCGGTCGGTGCCCACCCCGCGCTCGCCGACGTCCGCAGCCGGCTCGACGTCACCGCCCGCGACCAGCGCCGACTCGACGCGCTGCTGGCCGACGCCCGCGCGGCCGCCGCCGGCTACCGCATCGTCCGCTGGCGGCAGCACACCCCGGAGGAGTACGTCGCCGACGTCGCCTACCTGGAGGGACGGATGGTGACCGACGCCCCGACCGGGGACCTCCAGTGGGAGCAGGAGCAGATCGACGCCGACCGGATCCGAGGCACCGAGCGGGCTCTGGACGCCCGGGGGGTCCGCCACTACAGCGTCGGCGCGGTGCACGAGGCGTCCGGCCGGCTGGTCGCCTGGAGCATGCTCAGCCTGGCCGCGAACACCACCTGGCACGCCTGGCAGCAGAGCACCATCGTCGACCCGGAGCACCGCGGCCACCGGCTCGGCCGGCTCGCCAAGATCGAGAATCTGGAGCACGTGCTGGCGTACGAGCCGGGGTTGCGCGCGATCGACACCTACAACGCGGCCGACAACGCCCACATGATCGCGATCAACGAACAGCTCGGCTTCCGCCCGGTGGACGGCTCGACCGACTGGCAGCTCACCCTCTGA
- the paaN gene encoding phenylacetic acid degradation protein PaaN — protein sequence MTETPHPLYDRHADTLNRALTAIMERGYWSAYPESPSPRVYGETAAADGKAAFEAYLNADFPLDQPGDGGSVATEVSPFGMELNVRYPHAAPDQLVAAAKTALPAWRDAGPQARVGVCLEILDRLHRNVFELANAVQFTTGQAFVMAFQAGGAHALDRALEAIAYAYAEMTRHPGTAGWEKAAGKGDPLRMSKTFHVVPRGLALVIGCNTFPTWNSYPGLYASLATGNPVIVKPHPRAVLPLAITVKYARQVLAEAGFDPNLVQLAPEAADEKLASTLALHPAVRIVDFTGSTEYGDWLEANARQAAVYTEKAGLNTVVIDSTDDFAGLCRNLGFTLTLYSGQMCTTSQNLLIPRGGIETDQGHKSFDEVAAGIAAAVGKLTADPARGVELTGAIVNDGVLERLEEVAKVGEPVLESRAVEHPSFPGAVVRTPTIVKLDATDTGVYSREWFGPISFAIATNSTAHSLEILRATVGEKGALTAGVYATDEAVLDAAEAAAIDAGVHLSCNLTGGVFVNQSAAFSDFHGSGANPAANSALTDGAYVANRFRIVQSRRHV from the coding sequence ATGACGGAGACCCCGCACCCCCTGTACGACAGGCACGCCGACACCCTCAACCGGGCGCTGACCGCGATCATGGAGCGCGGGTACTGGTCCGCCTATCCCGAGTCGCCCAGCCCCCGGGTCTACGGCGAGACCGCCGCCGCCGACGGCAAGGCCGCCTTCGAGGCGTACCTGAACGCCGACTTCCCCCTCGACCAGCCGGGTGACGGCGGCAGCGTCGCCACCGAGGTCAGCCCGTTCGGCATGGAGCTGAACGTGCGCTACCCGCACGCCGCCCCCGACCAGCTGGTGGCCGCCGCCAAAACCGCGCTGCCCGCCTGGCGCGACGCCGGCCCGCAGGCCCGGGTGGGGGTCTGCCTGGAGATCCTCGACCGGCTGCACAGGAACGTCTTCGAGCTGGCCAACGCGGTGCAGTTCACCACCGGCCAGGCGTTCGTGATGGCGTTCCAGGCCGGCGGCGCGCACGCGCTGGACCGGGCGCTGGAGGCGATCGCGTACGCGTACGCCGAGATGACCCGCCACCCGGGGACCGCCGGCTGGGAGAAGGCCGCCGGCAAGGGCGACCCGCTGCGGATGAGCAAGACGTTCCACGTGGTGCCGCGCGGCCTGGCGCTGGTGATCGGCTGCAACACCTTCCCGACCTGGAACTCCTACCCGGGGCTCTACGCCTCGCTGGCCACCGGCAACCCGGTGATCGTCAAGCCGCACCCGCGCGCGGTGCTGCCGCTCGCGATCACCGTGAAGTACGCCCGCCAGGTGCTCGCCGAGGCCGGTTTCGACCCGAACCTGGTGCAGCTCGCGCCCGAGGCGGCGGACGAGAAGCTCGCCTCCACCCTGGCCCTGCACCCGGCCGTCAGGATCGTCGACTTCACCGGCTCCACCGAGTACGGCGACTGGCTGGAGGCCAACGCCCGGCAGGCCGCCGTCTACACCGAGAAGGCCGGCCTGAACACGGTGGTGATCGACTCCACCGACGACTTCGCCGGGCTCTGCCGCAACCTGGGCTTCACGCTCACCCTGTACAGCGGGCAGATGTGCACCACCTCGCAGAACCTGCTGATCCCCCGGGGCGGCATCGAGACCGACCAGGGGCACAAGAGCTTCGACGAGGTGGCCGCCGGGATCGCCGCGGCGGTCGGCAAGCTCACCGCCGACCCGGCCCGGGGCGTCGAGCTGACCGGCGCGATCGTCAACGACGGCGTGCTGGAGCGGCTCGAGGAGGTCGCCAAGGTCGGCGAGCCGGTGCTGGAGTCGCGGGCCGTCGAGCACCCGTCCTTCCCCGGCGCGGTCGTGCGTACGCCGACCATCGTCAAGCTGGACGCCACCGACACCGGGGTCTACTCGCGGGAGTGGTTCGGGCCGATCTCGTTCGCCATCGCGACCAACTCGACCGCGCACAGCCTGGAGATCCTCCGCGCGACGGTGGGGGAGAAGGGCGCGCTCACCGCGGGGGTCTACGCCACCGACGAGGCGGTGCTGGACGCCGCCGAGGCGGCGGCGATCGACGCCGGCGTGCACCTGTCCTGCAACCTCACCGGCGGGGTCTTCGTCAACCAGTCGGCTGCCTTCTCGGACTTCCACGGCTCGGGCGCCAACCCGGCGGCGAACTCCGCGCTCACCGACGGTGCGTACGTGGCCAACCGGTTCCGCATCGTGCAGAGCCGCCGCCACGTCTGA
- a CDS encoding GNAT family N-acetyltransferase, which translates to MTSAPTTTTTVRRVRPEDAARMRALRLEMLADSPLAFLETVAEAAARPHADYAARVAAVSRGDATAQFVADPGGRLVGHAGGTVAPEEPGLTLIYAVYLTPAWRGGGLLGALVDEVAAWSLACGRPELMMEVVVGNDRAYRAYQKLGFVDTGVRVPHPKIPALRELQMRRAA; encoded by the coding sequence ATGACCAGCGCGCCGACCACGACCACGACCGTCCGCCGGGTCCGGCCGGAGGACGCCGCCCGGATGCGGGCGCTCCGATTGGAGATGCTCGCCGACTCGCCGCTGGCGTTCCTGGAGACGGTGGCCGAGGCCGCCGCCCGCCCGCACGCCGACTACGCGGCCCGGGTCGCCGCGGTCTCCCGAGGCGACGCCACCGCCCAGTTCGTCGCCGATCCGGGCGGTCGCCTGGTCGGCCACGCCGGCGGCACGGTCGCCCCGGAGGAGCCCGGCCTGACCCTGATCTACGCCGTGTACCTCACGCCGGCCTGGCGGGGCGGCGGGCTGCTCGGCGCGCTGGTGGACGAGGTGGCCGCCTGGTCCCTCGCCTGCGGCCGGCCGGAGCTGATGATGGAGGTGGTGGTCGGCAACGACCGCGCCTACCGGGCGTACCAGAAGCTGGGCTTCGTCGACACCGGGGTGCGCGTGCCGCACCCCAAGATCCCCGCCCTCCGGGAACTCCAGATGCGCCGGGCGGCGTGA
- a CDS encoding cold-shock protein, giving the protein MAQGTVKWFNAEKGYGFIAVDGGQDVFVHFSAIEMDGYKALDDGQRVEFEIAQGQKGPQAERVRVIA; this is encoded by the coding sequence GTGGCACAGGGCACCGTCAAGTGGTTCAACGCCGAAAAGGGCTACGGCTTCATCGCCGTCGACGGCGGGCAGGACGTCTTCGTCCACTTCTCCGCGATCGAGATGGACGGCTACAAGGCGCTGGACGACGGCCAGCGCGTCGAGTTCGAGATCGCCCAGGGTCAGAAGGGTCCGCAGGCGGAGCGGGTCCGCGTCATCGCCTGA
- the groL gene encoding chaperonin GroEL (60 kDa chaperone family; promotes refolding of misfolded polypeptides especially under stressful conditions; forms two stacked rings of heptamers to form a barrel-shaped 14mer; ends can be capped by GroES; misfolded proteins enter the barrel where they are refolded when GroES binds): protein MAKMIAFDEEARRGLERGMNQLADAVKVTLGPKGRNVVLEKKWGAPTITNDGVSIAKEIELEDPYEKIGAELVKEVAKKTDDVAGDGTTTATVLAQALVREGLRNVAAGANPMALKRGIEAAVASVSEELLKLAKDVETKEQIASTASISAGDTSVGEIIAEAMDKVGKEGVITVEESNTFGLELELTEGMRFDKGYISAYFMTDPERMEAVFDDPYLLIVNSKISSVKDLLPILEKVMQSGKPLLIIAEDIEGEALATLVVNKVRGTFKSVAVKAPGFGDRRKAMLADIAILTGGQVISEEVGLKLDAVGLDMLGRARKVVVTKDETTIVDGAGDAEQIQGRVNQIRAEIEKSDSDYDREKLQERLAKLAGGVAVIKVGAATEVELKERKHRIEDAVRNAKAAVEEGIVPGGGVALVQAGKTAFDKLDLTGDEATGTQIVKIALDAPLRQIAVNAGLEGGVVVEHVRNLEPGHGLNAATGEYVDLLASGIIDPAKVTRSALQNASSIAALFLTTEAVVADKPEKTPAAPAGPGGGEMDF, encoded by the coding sequence ATGGCCAAGATGATCGCGTTCGACGAAGAGGCGCGCCGCGGCCTCGAGCGGGGCATGAACCAGCTCGCCGACGCCGTGAAGGTGACCCTCGGCCCCAAGGGCCGCAACGTCGTGCTCGAGAAGAAGTGGGGTGCCCCCACCATCACCAACGATGGTGTGAGCATCGCCAAGGAAATCGAGCTCGAGGACCCGTACGAGAAGATCGGCGCCGAGCTGGTCAAGGAGGTCGCGAAGAAGACCGACGACGTGGCCGGTGACGGCACGACGACGGCGACCGTCCTGGCCCAGGCCCTGGTTCGCGAGGGCCTGCGCAACGTGGCCGCCGGTGCCAACCCGATGGCCCTGAAGCGGGGCATCGAGGCCGCCGTGGCCAGCGTCTCGGAGGAGCTGCTCAAGCTCGCCAAGGACGTGGAGACCAAGGAGCAGATCGCCTCCACCGCCTCCATCTCGGCTGGTGACACCAGCGTCGGCGAGATCATCGCCGAGGCGATGGACAAGGTCGGCAAGGAAGGCGTCATCACCGTCGAGGAGAGCAACACCTTCGGCCTGGAGCTGGAGCTCACCGAGGGTATGCGCTTCGACAAGGGCTACATCTCTGCTTACTTCATGACCGACCCGGAGCGTATGGAGGCCGTCTTCGACGACCCGTACCTCCTGATCGTCAACAGCAAGATCTCGTCGGTGAAGGACCTGCTCCCGATCCTGGAGAAGGTCATGCAGTCGGGCAAGCCGCTGCTGATCATCGCCGAGGACATCGAGGGCGAGGCCCTGGCCACCCTGGTGGTCAACAAGGTCCGCGGCACCTTCAAGTCGGTCGCCGTCAAGGCGCCGGGCTTCGGTGACCGCCGCAAGGCCATGCTCGCCGACATTGCCATCCTCACCGGTGGCCAGGTCATCAGCGAGGAGGTCGGCCTCAAGCTCGACGCCGTGGGCCTCGACATGCTGGGCCGCGCCCGCAAGGTCGTGGTGACCAAGGACGAGACCACCATCGTCGACGGTGCCGGCGACGCCGAGCAGATCCAGGGCCGGGTCAACCAGATCCGGGCCGAGATCGAGAAGAGTGACTCCGACTACGACCGGGAGAAGCTGCAGGAGCGGCTGGCCAAGCTGGCCGGCGGCGTTGCGGTGATCAAGGTCGGCGCGGCCACCGAGGTCGAGCTGAAGGAGCGCAAGCACCGCATCGAGGACGCCGTCCGCAACGCGAAGGCCGCCGTCGAGGAGGGCATCGTCCCGGGTGGTGGCGTCGCGCTGGTGCAGGCCGGCAAGACCGCCTTCGACAAGCTGGACCTGACCGGCGACGAGGCGACCGGCACCCAGATCGTCAAGATCGCGCTGGACGCCCCGCTGCGGCAGATCGCCGTCAACGCCGGCCTCGAGGGTGGCGTCGTCGTCGAGCACGTCCGCAACCTCGAGCCGGGTCACGGCCTCAACGCCGCGACCGGCGAGTACGTCGACCTGCTCGCGTCGGGCATCATCGACCCGGCCAAGGTGACCCGTTCCGCGCTGCAGAACGCGTCGTCGATCGCCGCGCTGTTCCTCACCACCGAGGCGGTCGTGGCGGACAAGCCGGAGAAGACCCCGGCCGCCCCGGCTGGCCCGGGTGGCGGGGAGATGGACTTCTGA
- a CDS encoding GNAT family N-acetyltransferase, with amino-acid sequence MDAEIIELDPDRLPAVVDLCRRALDLPEDAAEAPAVVDTLAARATADRPVLRLGAVRGGELIGVLIGSRSARDPGLGHVDLLAVAPEERRRGVGRALLTEAERRLAALGATELLLAGNPPYYAWPGIDVRYTPAVCAALRLGYRQDRTGWNMTADLAAGSPAVRSTEAAERRLADAGVTVRQAEPADLPALGAFARATFGGTWDDELAGSLGRPGAGAHLAERDGEVLGFAAYGSSRPSWFGPMGTAPAVEGWGIGGVLLRRCLRDQAAAGLDAAQIGWVGPVPFYANAAGARIERVFFLYRKALDRT; translated from the coding sequence ATGGACGCGGAGATCATCGAGCTGGATCCCGACCGCCTGCCCGCGGTCGTCGACCTCTGCCGGCGGGCCCTGGACCTGCCGGAGGACGCGGCCGAGGCGCCGGCCGTCGTGGACACCCTGGCCGCCCGCGCGACCGCCGACCGGCCGGTGCTGCGGCTCGGCGCGGTCCGCGGCGGCGAGCTGATCGGGGTGTTGATCGGCTCCCGGTCGGCGCGGGATCCCGGGCTCGGCCACGTCGACCTGCTGGCGGTGGCCCCGGAGGAACGGCGCCGGGGCGTCGGGCGGGCGCTGCTCACCGAGGCGGAACGACGGCTGGCCGCGCTCGGCGCCACCGAACTGCTGCTCGCCGGGAACCCGCCGTACTACGCCTGGCCGGGCATCGACGTGCGGTACACCCCGGCGGTATGCGCCGCGCTGCGCCTCGGTTACCGGCAGGACCGGACGGGCTGGAACATGACGGCCGACCTGGCCGCGGGCTCCCCGGCGGTGCGGTCGACGGAGGCCGCCGAGCGGCGGCTGGCCGACGCGGGCGTGACGGTACGCCAGGCAGAGCCGGCGGACCTGCCGGCGCTGGGCGCGTTCGCCCGGGCCACCTTCGGCGGGACGTGGGACGACGAGCTGGCCGGGTCGCTGGGCCGGCCGGGCGCGGGCGCGCACCTGGCCGAGCGGGACGGCGAGGTCCTGGGCTTCGCCGCGTACGGCTCGTCCCGGCCGAGCTGGTTCGGCCCGATGGGGACGGCACCGGCCGTCGAGGGCTGGGGCATCGGCGGCGTGCTGCTCCGCCGCTGCCTGCGCGACCAGGCCGCGGCGGGCCTCGACGCGGCGCAGATCGGCTGGGTGGGGCCGGTGCCGTTCTACGCGAATGCGGCGGGTGCCCGGATCGAGCGGGTGTTCTTCCTGTACCGGAAGGCGCTTGACCGGACATAA
- a CDS encoding S8 family serine peptidase, with product MTVGPPAAPLAPPVPGPAGTGPWPVVAAALTGVWAVLVTVLGQLVGWAVDQAVLVAGLDRVVPVWPVVALGTVLLVGAPTLALALLPRSPAVRVTGRAWFAGTLALGALTLLRALPPVHEEAYLAALAGTAALLAAVLGRLSRRRGAVAPADARPPVPPPTGGRRFGPVTLLAVAAGLASLLPWAWVGALGGALETLLAVLAAAALGALAGTLLDPAFWAGFAVGEPPRPARLVLVGGLVAGVTLVLLAAGAGQSGAQLPALFLLPPLGFALGALEAAARRSGVPAGRRPVRWLVGLALLGPLAFLDPEELTVLLATSRDVPFWGAVATGAGFAVAVLLALGYGVLLARPRAGTPRRQVAGLAAAALLAAVAVVYVVPGRPGLYGERLLVVLREQADLTGLPAGAPGRAGRDARAAEVYRRLVATADRTQGDLRRELTRLRLHPTPYYLVNAIETDGGPAVRAWLSGRPEVARVLVSQRLRPLPAAPPPAQGTQAAPTGPVWNVSLIGADRVWSELGVTGAGVVVGSSDSGVDGRHPALAAGFRGGDDSWYDPWEHTGTPGDRGGHGTHTVGSAVGRDGIGVAPGARWVGCVNLDRNLGSPAHYLDCLQFMLAPFPPGGDPLTDGRPQRAPDVLTNSWGCPPIEGCDPAALRPATAALAAAGILVVAAAGNTGPYCGSVADPPAPYPDVLTVGAVDRARQLTRFSSRGPARGGVDKPDLVAPGAGVLSAYPGGGYATLDGTSMATPQVAGVVALMWSANPALVGDLARTRRILLDTAGPAGVPPSADRCGGEPDLVGAGLVDAYAAVRAARSAR from the coding sequence ATGACGGTCGGTCCCCCCGCAGCCCCGCTCGCACCGCCGGTTCCCGGCCCCGCGGGGACCGGGCCGTGGCCGGTGGTCGCGGCCGCCCTCACCGGGGTCTGGGCGGTGCTGGTCACCGTGCTGGGTCAGCTGGTCGGCTGGGCGGTGGACCAGGCGGTGCTGGTCGCCGGCCTGGACCGGGTGGTGCCGGTCTGGCCGGTGGTCGCGCTGGGCACGGTGCTCCTGGTGGGCGCGCCCACGCTGGCGCTCGCGCTGCTGCCCCGCTCGCCGGCGGTCCGGGTCACCGGCCGGGCCTGGTTCGCCGGCACCCTGGCGCTCGGCGCGCTGACCCTGCTCCGGGCCCTGCCACCGGTGCACGAGGAGGCGTACCTGGCGGCGCTGGCCGGCACCGCCGCGCTGCTCGCGGCGGTCCTCGGCCGGCTGTCCCGCCGGCGCGGGGCCGTCGCGCCGGCGGATGCCCGGCCCCCCGTTCCCCCACCGACCGGTGGGCGACGGTTCGGGCCGGTCACGCTGCTGGCGGTCGCCGCCGGCCTGGCCTCGCTGCTGCCCTGGGCCTGGGTCGGCGCGCTCGGCGGCGCCCTGGAGACGCTGCTCGCCGTCCTCGCCGCGGCCGCGCTCGGCGCGCTCGCCGGGACCCTGCTCGACCCGGCGTTCTGGGCCGGGTTCGCGGTCGGCGAGCCACCCCGGCCGGCCCGGCTGGTGCTGGTCGGCGGCCTGGTCGCGGGGGTCACGCTGGTCCTGCTCGCCGCCGGGGCCGGGCAGTCCGGGGCGCAGCTGCCCGCCCTGTTCCTGCTGCCGCCGCTGGGGTTCGCGCTGGGCGCCCTGGAGGCCGCGGCCCGCCGCTCCGGCGTGCCGGCCGGCCGGCGCCCGGTGCGCTGGCTGGTCGGCCTCGCGCTGCTCGGGCCGCTGGCGTTCCTCGACCCGGAGGAGCTCACCGTCCTGCTGGCGACCAGCCGCGACGTGCCGTTCTGGGGCGCGGTCGCGACCGGGGCCGGGTTCGCCGTCGCGGTGCTGCTCGCCCTCGGGTACGGCGTGCTGCTCGCCCGGCCGCGCGCCGGCACGCCCCGGCGCCAGGTGGCCGGGCTGGCCGCCGCGGCCCTGCTCGCCGCCGTCGCGGTGGTGTACGTCGTCCCCGGCCGGCCCGGCCTCTACGGCGAGCGGTTGCTCGTGGTGCTGCGCGAGCAGGCCGACCTGACCGGGCTCCCGGCCGGGGCGCCCGGTCGGGCCGGCCGGGACGCCCGGGCGGCCGAGGTCTACCGGCGGCTGGTGGCCACCGCCGACCGGACCCAGGGCGACCTGCGCCGCGAGCTGACCCGGCTGCGCCTGCACCCCACGCCGTACTACCTGGTCAACGCGATCGAGACGGATGGCGGCCCGGCGGTGCGGGCCTGGCTCTCCGGGCGGCCGGAGGTGGCCCGGGTGCTGGTCAGCCAGCGGCTGCGCCCGCTGCCGGCGGCGCCGCCCCCGGCCCAGGGCACCCAGGCCGCGCCGACCGGCCCGGTGTGGAACGTGTCGCTGATCGGCGCGGACCGGGTCTGGTCCGAGCTGGGCGTGACCGGGGCGGGCGTGGTGGTCGGCAGCTCCGACTCCGGGGTGGACGGGCGGCACCCGGCCCTGGCCGCCGGCTTCCGGGGCGGCGACGACTCCTGGTACGACCCGTGGGAGCACACCGGCACGCCGGGCGACCGGGGCGGTCACGGCACCCACACGGTGGGCAGCGCGGTGGGCCGGGACGGGATCGGCGTGGCCCCCGGCGCGCGCTGGGTGGGCTGCGTCAACCTCGACCGGAACCTCGGCAGCCCGGCCCACTACCTGGACTGCCTGCAGTTCATGCTGGCCCCGTTCCCGCCGGGCGGCGACCCGCTCACCGACGGTCGGCCACAGCGCGCGCCGGACGTGCTGACCAACTCGTGGGGCTGCCCGCCGATCGAGGGCTGCGACCCGGCGGCGTTGCGCCCGGCGACCGCCGCGCTGGCCGCGGCCGGCATCCTGGTGGTGGCCGCGGCCGGCAACACCGGGCCGTACTGCGGCTCGGTGGCCGACCCGCCGGCACCGTACCCGGACGTGCTGACGGTCGGCGCGGTGGACCGGGCCCGGCAGCTCACCCGCTTCTCCAGCCGGGGGCCGGCCCGCGGGGGCGTCGACAAGCCGGACCTGGTGGCGCCGGGGGCGGGGGTGCTGTCGGCGTACCCCGGGGGCGGCTACGCCACCCTGGACGGCACGTCGATGGCGACGCCGCAGGTGGCGGGGGTGGTGGCGCTGATGTGGTCGGCGAACCCGGCGCTCGTCGGTGATCTGGCGCGGACCCGGCGGATCCTCCTCGACACGGCCGGTCCGGCCGGCGTACCTCCGAGCGCGGACCGCTGTGGTGGCGAGCCCGACCTGGTCGGCGCGGGCCTGGTGGACGCGTACGCGGCGGTCCGCGCGGCGCGGTCGGCGCGCTGA
- a CDS encoding glycerol-3-phosphate dehydrogenase/oxidase, with amino-acid sequence MSRSVAGQLSPERRAGDLRKLRAERFDVLVIGGGVTGAGAALDAASRGLKVALVEARDYAAGTSSRSSKLIHGGLRYLEQLEFHLVHEALTERGLLATRLAPHLVRPVPILVPLPAEGRLSDLPGRFFRRSYYGAGVAAYDAFAGVFGGGRGMPLHRHLTREGARRVFPSLRADKLAGAIRYFDGQVDDARLVVTLARTAASLGATVVTSARAVGLIRQAREVTGVRVRDLEAPAGSPDAEFEVRARTVIAATGVWSDDMSRMLNDVGLRPGMRVRASKGVHLVVPRSAITGEAGLILRTATSVLFVIPWGGHWIIGTTDTDWRLDRSHPAATAKDIDYLLAQVNAVLDRPLTTDDIEGVYAGLRPLLAGEADSTSKLSREHAVVEPMLGLLLVAGGKYTTYRVMASDVVDRAVHRLGWTRPSRTADLPLLGADGYAAMWRDRADLARRHGMPVGVVEHLLERYGTLTRDLLALVDADPLLGSPLAGAPEYLAAEVTYAARAEGALHLEDVLTRRTRISIETSHRGLESAEHTAELMGAVLGWDAATRAREVAHYRARVEAERLSQAMPDDVAADAARLGAPDVRGFAADRGADGGSAAGLPPSSQVTGG; translated from the coding sequence GTGTCCCGATCCGTGGCCGGTCAGCTCTCTCCCGAGCGCCGTGCCGGCGACCTCCGCAAACTCCGCGCCGAGCGGTTCGACGTCCTGGTCATCGGCGGTGGGGTGACCGGGGCGGGCGCCGCGCTCGACGCCGCGTCCCGCGGGCTGAAGGTGGCCCTGGTGGAGGCGCGGGACTACGCCGCCGGCACGTCCAGCCGGTCCAGCAAGCTGATCCACGGCGGCCTGCGCTACCTGGAGCAGCTGGAGTTCCACCTGGTGCACGAGGCGTTGACCGAGCGCGGCCTGCTCGCCACCCGGCTCGCCCCGCACCTGGTCCGCCCGGTGCCGATCCTGGTCCCGCTCCCCGCCGAGGGCCGGCTGAGTGACCTGCCCGGGCGCTTCTTCCGCCGGTCCTACTACGGCGCCGGCGTGGCTGCCTACGACGCGTTCGCCGGGGTCTTCGGCGGCGGGCGCGGCATGCCGCTGCACCGGCACCTGACCCGGGAGGGCGCCCGCCGGGTCTTCCCCAGCCTGCGCGCCGACAAGCTGGCCGGGGCGATCCGCTACTTCGACGGGCAGGTCGACGACGCCCGCCTGGTGGTGACGCTGGCCCGCACGGCGGCCAGCCTCGGGGCCACCGTGGTGACCAGCGCCCGCGCGGTCGGGCTGATCCGGCAGGCCCGCGAGGTCACCGGGGTCCGGGTCCGCGACCTGGAGGCTCCCGCCGGCTCGCCGGACGCCGAGTTCGAGGTACGCGCCCGTACGGTGATCGCCGCCACCGGCGTGTGGAGCGACGACATGTCCCGGATGCTCAACGACGTCGGGCTGCGGCCCGGCATGCGGGTCCGGGCCTCCAAGGGCGTCCACCTGGTGGTGCCCCGCTCGGCGATCACCGGCGAGGCCGGCCTGATCCTGCGTACGGCGACCAGCGTGCTCTTCGTCATCCCGTGGGGCGGCCACTGGATCATCGGCACCACGGACACCGACTGGCGGCTGGACCGGTCCCACCCGGCGGCCACCGCGAAGGACATCGACTACCTGCTGGCGCAGGTCAACGCGGTGCTGGACCGGCCGCTGACCACCGACGACATCGAGGGCGTCTACGCCGGGCTGCGCCCGCTGCTGGCCGGCGAGGCGGACTCCACCTCAAAGCTCTCCCGGGAGCACGCGGTGGTGGAGCCGATGCTCGGGCTGCTGCTGGTGGCCGGCGGCAAGTACACGACGTACCGGGTGATGGCGTCGGACGTGGTCGACCGCGCGGTCCACCGGCTCGGCTGGACCCGTCCGTCGCGTACCGCCGACCTGCCGCTGCTCGGCGCCGACGGGTACGCGGCGATGTGGCGGGACCGGGCCGACCTGGCCCGCCGGCACGGCATGCCCGTCGGGGTGGTCGAGCACCTGCTGGAGCGGTACGGCACGCTCACCCGCGACCTGCTCGCCCTGGTCGACGCCGACCCGCTGCTCGGCTCCCCGCTCGCCGGGGCCCCGGAGTACCTGGCCGCCGAGGTGACGTACGCGGCCCGGGCCGAGGGGGCGCTGCACCTGGAGGACGTGCTGACCCGGCGTACCCGGATCTCCATCGAGACCAGCCATCGCGGCCTGGAGTCGGCCGAGCACACCGCGGAGCTGATGGGCGCGGTGCTGGGCTGGGACGCGGCGACGCGCGCCCGCGAGGTGGCCCACTACCGGGCCCGGGTGGAGGCGGAGCGGCTGTCGCAGGCGATGCCCGACGACGTGGCCGCCGACGCGGCCCGGCTCGGCGCGCCGGACGTGCGCGGCTTCGCCGCCGACCGGGGTGCCGACGGCGGCAGCGCCGCCGGGCTGCCGCCGTCTTCGCAGGTGACCGGCGGGTAA